The genomic stretch GGAACTGCTGTAGTACAGGAATTATTAGCAGCTGGTCATCAGGTTTTAGGATTAGCGAGATCTGAAGAATCAGCAAAAAAATTAACTGAAGCGGGCGCAGAAGTGCACCGTGGAGACTTAACTGATTTTGAAAGTCTGAAATCAGGAGCTTCCGTTTCAGATGCGGTGATCCATTTAGGATTTGTCCACGATTTTACCCGTTTTGAAGAAATGTGCGCTTTCGATAAAAAAGTGATTGAAACTATTGGTGATACTTTAGTGGGAACCGATCGTCCTTTTATCATTACTTCCGGTACAGCTCTTTTTTCAAAAGATGGGATTACCACAGAAAATGATCTTTCAGCAAACAACCCGCATCCAAGAATTGCAACAGAAATTGCAGCAGATGCTGTAGCTGCAAAAGGTGTAAAAGTTGCCGTTGTAAGATTATCTCCGTCTGTTCACGGAAAAGGAGATGTAATCGGATTTGTTCCGTTATTGATTAAAATTGCGAAAGAAAAAGGAGTTTCGGCTGTTATTAATGATGGAAATAATCTTTGGCCGGCTGTTCACAGATTAGACGCTGCAAAATTATACCGTTTTGCTTTAGAAAAACCATTTGAAAAAGGAACAAGATATCACGCTGTCGCAGAACAGGGAATTCCTTTTAAAACAATTGCCACACAAATTGCAGATCGATTGAATATTCCAATTGTTTCTCTTAATTCTGAAGAAGCAGCAGAACATTTTTCATGGTTTACGCATTTTGCTAAGTTAGATAATAAAACATCAAGCGAAGAAACAAAAAGATCGTTAGGCTGGAATCCTGAACATCCAACGTTACTGGAAGATTTGCAGGGTTCAGTTTATTTTAATGAACATCAATAATTTGTATCTTTATTATTCTTAAAATTTGATTTAATCTAAAAAACTTACAATCATGTCTGATAATCAACCGATAAGATTAAAAACCATTTCCGAATTTCATACTTTGCGAGGTTTACCAAAACCAAAGCATCCATTAATCAGCGTGATCAATTTTGAAGATATGGCAGAAACTTCAGTGATTGGCAGACAAAATTTAATGTTTGATTTTTATATGGTTTCTGTAAAAAGAGATATGACTCACAAATACAGATATGGGCAACAGGATTATGATTTCGATGAAGGTGTAATGTTTTGTATGGCGCCACATCAAATTTTAAGTGTAATAAGAGAAGAACAAGGTAAAAACCCTTCCGGATGGATGCTGATGATTCATCCGGATTTTCTTTGGAATACACCCATGGCTTCTGCGATCAAAAAATATGAGTTCTTTGATTATTCTGTAAATGAAGCTTTGTTTTTATCAGAAGATGAAGAAGTGAAAATTCAGCAGATTATCGAGAATATCAAGCAGGAATATCAGACAAATATTGATAAATTCAGT from Chryseobacterium indoltheticum encodes the following:
- a CDS encoding helix-turn-helix domain-containing protein; amino-acid sequence: MSDNQPIRLKTISEFHTLRGLPKPKHPLISVINFEDMAETSVIGRQNLMFDFYMVSVKRDMTHKYRYGQQDYDFDEGVMFCMAPHQILSVIREEQGKNPSGWMLMIHPDFLWNTPMASAIKKYEFFDYSVNEALFLSEDEEVKIQQIIENIKQEYQTNIDKFSQNIIISQLETLLNYSERFYQRQFITRQKAHHQFLEKLENLLNDYFESDDIKEQVLPSVQFLSEKLNMSPQYMRSLLKSLTGQTTQQIIHEKLIEKAKEKLSTTDLTVSEIAYELGFEHSQSFNKLFKSKTDISPLEFRKSFN
- a CDS encoding SDR family oxidoreductase translates to MKVFVTGATGFVGTAVVQELLAAGHQVLGLARSEESAKKLTEAGAEVHRGDLTDFESLKSGASVSDAVIHLGFVHDFTRFEEMCAFDKKVIETIGDTLVGTDRPFIITSGTALFSKDGITTENDLSANNPHPRIATEIAADAVAAKGVKVAVVRLSPSVHGKGDVIGFVPLLIKIAKEKGVSAVINDGNNLWPAVHRLDAAKLYRFALEKPFEKGTRYHAVAEQGIPFKTIATQIADRLNIPIVSLNSEEAAEHFSWFTHFAKLDNKTSSEETKRSLGWNPEHPTLLEDLQGSVYFNEHQ